The proteins below come from a single Limnobaculum xujianqingii genomic window:
- a CDS encoding VOC family protein, whose product MLDANMFVFYVDNPTVSNNFYQNLLDQAPVEASPTFAMYRFSSGVLLGLWSKRTVEPKAGEITASGELGFAVASNQAVDDYYQQWKQKGVSILQTPQMMDFGYTFTAEDPDGHRLRVFAISE is encoded by the coding sequence ATGTTAGATGCCAATATGTTTGTCTTTTATGTGGATAACCCAACGGTAAGCAACAATTTCTATCAGAATTTGTTGGATCAAGCGCCAGTTGAAGCATCGCCAACGTTTGCGATGTACCGTTTTTCTTCCGGTGTGTTGCTAGGGTTATGGTCTAAACGTACGGTAGAACCTAAGGCGGGTGAAATCACTGCCAGCGGAGAATTAGGTTTCGCCGTTGCGTCTAACCAGGCGGTTGACGACTATTATCAACAGTGGAAACAAAAGGGCGTATCTATCCTGCAAACGCCTCAAATGATGGACTTTGGTTATACCTTTACCGCAGAGGATCCCGATGGTCATCGGTTACGAGTTTTTGCCATCAGTGAATAG